A region of Clostridia bacterium DNA encodes the following proteins:
- a CDS encoding GTP-binding protein: MGKQRFERTKPHVNVGTIGHVDHGKTTLTSAITYILAKEGKARATAFEEIDKAPEERERGITIATAHIEYETDKRHYAHVDCPHAPDSL, from the coding sequence ATGGGGAAGCAGAGATTTGAGCGGACGAAGCCGCATGTGAACGTAGGGACGATAGGGCACGTAGACCATGGGAAGACGACGTTGACCAGTGCGATCACGTATATTTTGGCGAAGGAGGGCAAAGCGCGGGCGACGGCGTTTGAGGAGATAGACAAGGCGCCGGAGGAGCGTGAGCGGGGCATCACGATAGCGACGGCGCACATAGAATACGAGACGGATAAGCGTCACTATGCGCACGTAGACTGTCCGCATGCCCCGGACAGTCT
- a CDS encoding APC family permease, translating into MRLKRVLSLPTIVSTSAGLTLASSCFVAAAQVAHYLAGNAAWLAILVSGILCLLAAACFSELNGMLPSAAGIRLYLARAFNERVAVTASLVYMGVVASVIGAESYVLSQVLVAAVPWIPALAWIIILEALVVGLNLRGVKLAGRFQDVVTYSLVSSLLFFAFLALGRQGFSVPEPLVTGGAVNLINAVALGVFLFIGFEWVTPLAEEVTKIKLISRGMFLAIGLLSVTYALFTVGMSSTVDPDLLSATPAPQLLFAERLLGKLGVGWMVALSLAASVTTFNAGLLSLSRFIYASAREHVLPSALARINRRYFTPWTAILAVFAFALVVSITVYLTRRYLVLVNVGAATEALIYVLAALAVWALRRREPDAPRPYRVPAGRLLPWVVVVVFGLLAAAVLGQDLAALAYLAGTVVAGWLYVRWAVPVLKERARARRSTARLRQAEMVPSGRPSR; encoded by the coding sequence TTGAGACTAAAACGGGTTCTCTCCCTTCCCACCATCGTATCCACCAGCGCCGGCCTGACCCTGGCCAGCTCCTGCTTTGTGGCTGCGGCCCAGGTCGCCCACTATCTGGCGGGAAACGCCGCCTGGCTGGCCATTCTCGTGAGCGGGATCCTGTGCCTCCTGGCCGCAGCCTGTTTCTCGGAACTGAACGGGATGCTTCCCTCCGCCGCCGGTATCCGGCTCTACCTGGCACGGGCTTTCAACGAACGGGTGGCCGTTACCGCCTCCTTGGTCTACATGGGTGTGGTGGCCAGCGTTATCGGCGCCGAGAGCTACGTCTTGTCTCAGGTGCTGGTAGCTGCGGTTCCCTGGATTCCCGCCCTGGCCTGGATAATAATTCTGGAGGCTCTGGTGGTCGGTCTTAACCTCAGGGGGGTTAAGCTGGCGGGAAGGTTTCAGGACGTAGTGACCTACAGTCTGGTTTCCTCGTTGTTGTTTTTCGCCTTCCTGGCTCTAGGCCGTCAGGGCTTCTCGGTTCCCGAGCCCTTGGTTACCGGCGGAGCGGTGAACCTGATCAATGCCGTAGCCCTGGGAGTATTTCTTTTCATCGGTTTTGAATGGGTTACTCCCCTGGCGGAGGAAGTTACGAAGATCAAGTTGATTTCCCGGGGGATGTTTTTGGCCATCGGATTACTCAGCGTTACTTACGCTCTGTTCACCGTGGGCATGAGCAGCACTGTTGATCCCGACCTGCTTTCGGCCACCCCGGCGCCGCAGCTGCTTTTCGCCGAGCGGTTGCTGGGCAAACTCGGAGTGGGTTGGATGGTCGCTCTCAGCCTCGCCGCCAGTGTCACCACCTTTAATGCCGGCCTGTTGAGCCTCTCCCGCTTTATCTACGCCTCGGCGCGGGAGCACGTGCTGCCCTCGGCCCTGGCCCGGATAAACCGGCGCTACTTCACCCCCTGGACGGCCATCCTGGCGGTTTTTGCCTTTGCCCTGGTGGTCTCCATTACGGTGTATCTCACGCGGAGGTATTTGGTGCTGGTAAACGTAGGGGCGGCTACCGAGGCCCTCATCTACGTGCTGGCCGCCCTGGCGGTATGGGCCTTGAGGCGCCGGGAGCCGGACGCTCCGAGGCCCTACCGGGTACCCGCGGGCAGGCTGCTTCCTTGGGTGGTGGTAGTGGTTTTCGGGCTTCTGGCCGCGGCGGTGCTCGGCCAGGACCTCGCCGCCCTGGCGTATCTGGCGGGGACGGTAGTGGCTGGCTGGCTTTACGTGAGGTGGGCAGTACCCGTACTTAAGGAGCGCGCCAGAGCCCGGCGCTCGACCGCGCGGTTGCGGCAGGCCGAGATGGTTCCCTCGGGCCGCCCGAGCCGATAA
- a CDS encoding SCP2 sterol-binding domain-containing protein, translated as MATHEELGECLADFRDRCNADPQLRRLLLDWDRDILVQATDADSSYVLTVRDGTVYLDHRGGEVGRPDVTVSAEIALLVELFSGRITPTEPYLNGTLKVLGTEEDVMRLDFISLMIWGE; from the coding sequence GTGGCCACGCACGAGGAACTGGGGGAATGCCTGGCCGACTTCCGGGATCGCTGTAACGCCGATCCTCAGTTGCGCCGGTTACTCCTGGATTGGGACCGCGACATTCTGGTCCAGGCTACGGACGCCGATTCCAGCTATGTGCTGACGGTGAGAGACGGTACGGTCTACCTCGATCACCGCGGCGGGGAGGTCGGCCGGCCGGACGTGACGGTTAGCGCGGAAATCGCCCTTCTGGTGGAGCTGTTCTCCGGACGAATAACGCCCACCGAGCCCTACCTTAACGGTACCCTGAAAGTACTGGGTACGGAAGAAGACGTTATGCGGCTGGACTTCATATCGCTGATGATTTGGGGTGAATAG
- a CDS encoding quinate 5-dehydrogenase — protein MRKVVSVSLGSSSRDHEVVAEFLGQEFIVSRVGTDGDFERAQQLIRELDGRVDAIGLGGIDVYLYAAGERYALRDGLRLMECARFTPVVDGSGLKNTLERQAVYFLRDRGLLEPGTRVLMVSAVDRFGMAEALAGVGCRLICGDLMFAAGVPYPIEGLEELAKMAKKLLPEMAKMPFHMLYPTGKKQEEKAANAAKFAAYFEQAEVIAGDFHFIKRYSPDRLEQKTILTNTVTQKDVQTLREQGVKWLVTTTPELGGRSFGTNVLEAVLVALLGKRWEEITAEDYLDLLEKLRLEPRLERLN, from the coding sequence GTGCGGAAAGTAGTAAGCGTAAGCCTGGGTTCTTCTAGCCGCGATCACGAGGTGGTAGCGGAGTTTTTGGGCCAAGAGTTTATCGTCAGCCGGGTGGGGACGGACGGGGATTTTGAGCGGGCCCAGCAACTGATCCGGGAACTCGACGGCCGGGTGGATGCCATCGGCCTCGGAGGGATTGACGTTTACCTGTACGCCGCCGGAGAACGCTACGCCCTCCGGGACGGTCTGCGTTTAATGGAATGCGCGCGCTTTACGCCCGTGGTGGACGGTAGCGGCCTGAAGAACACCTTGGAGAGGCAGGCGGTGTATTTCCTCAGGGACAGGGGCCTCCTGGAGCCGGGTACGCGGGTGTTGATGGTCAGTGCGGTGGATCGCTTCGGCATGGCCGAGGCCTTGGCCGGAGTGGGCTGCCGGTTGATATGCGGAGATCTCATGTTTGCGGCCGGCGTACCTTACCCCATTGAGGGTCTGGAAGAACTGGCCAAGATGGCCAAGAAGCTCCTGCCCGAAATGGCAAAAATGCCTTTTCATATGCTCTACCCCACGGGGAAGAAGCAGGAGGAAAAGGCCGCCAACGCGGCCAAGTTTGCCGCCTACTTTGAGCAAGCGGAAGTAATTGCCGGGGATTTCCACTTCATCAAACGATACTCTCCCGACCGTCTGGAACAGAAGACGATCCTGACCAATACGGTTACCCAGAAGGACGTGCAAACCTTGCGGGAGCAGGGGGTCAAGTGGCTGGTAACCACCACCCCGGAGTTGGGAGGCCGCTCCTTCGGCACCAACGTGCTGGAAGCGGTGCTGGTGGCTCTGTTGGGCAAGCGCTGGGAAGAGATCACGGCCGAAGACTACTTGGATCTCCTGGAAAAACTGAGGTTAGAGCCGCGGCTGGAAAGGCTAAACTAG
- the sigH gene encoding RNA polymerase sporulation sigma factor SigH, producing the protein MSATVQRQAVEPYEMMEDEEIVELAQAGNDEAQEYLINKYKNFVRAKARSYFLIGADREDIIQEGMIGLYKAIRDFRGEKLSSFRAFAELCITRQIITAIKTATRQKHIPLNSYVSLNKPIYDEDSDRTLMDIISGTRISDPEELIISREEFDDIEEKMGEILSSLEWQVLVSYLEGKSYQEIALSLKRHVKSIDNALQRVKRKLERYLERRDS; encoded by the coding sequence ATGAGCGCTACCGTTCAGAGGCAGGCCGTCGAGCCCTACGAGATGATGGAGGACGAGGAAATCGTTGAGCTGGCTCAGGCGGGAAACGACGAGGCGCAGGAATATCTAATCAACAAATACAAGAACTTCGTAAGGGCCAAGGCGAGGTCCTACTTTCTCATCGGGGCAGACCGGGAAGACATCATCCAGGAAGGTATGATCGGGCTCTATAAGGCCATCCGGGACTTTCGGGGCGAAAAGCTGTCCTCCTTCCGGGCCTTTGCCGAGTTGTGCATCACCCGTCAGATCATCACCGCCATCAAGACCGCTACCAGGCAAAAGCATATCCCCCTGAATTCCTACGTCTCTCTCAACAAGCCCATCTACGACGAGGACTCCGACCGCACTCTGATGGATATTATTTCCGGCACCCGGATCAGCGACCCGGAGGAGCTGATCATCAGCCGGGAAGAGTTCGATGATATCGAAGAGAAGATGGGGGAAATACTGAGTTCGCTAGAATGGCAAGTGCTGGTCTCATACCTTGAAGGGAAGTCTTACCAAGAGATAGCCTTGTCCCTGAAGCGTCACGTGAAGTCCATTGATAATGCCCTGCAACGGGTGAAGCGGAAGCTGGAAAGGTACCTGGAGAGAAGAGATAGCTAG
- the rlmB gene encoding 23S rRNA (guanosine(2251)-2'-O)-methyltransferase RlmB, whose product MAEDLLVGIHPVLEALRAGRTLNRIWVADGVRRPEVREILELARQYRVPVQKVDRDYLRRLSGSLPSQGVAARVAPTSYASWSEVVADLARGQGPALLLALDQIEDPQNLGALLRTAEAAGVGAVVVPARRAAPVTAAVARASAGAVAYVRVARVTNLARALGEVKDLGLRVVGLSADGEHNLFSLDLRVPLALVVGGEARGLRRLVREKCDYLARLPMLGRVNSLNASAAAAVALYEVVRQRCFMNNLP is encoded by the coding sequence TTGGCGGAAGACCTGCTGGTGGGAATACACCCGGTGCTGGAGGCCCTGCGGGCGGGCCGCACCCTGAACAGGATTTGGGTCGCGGATGGCGTCCGGCGGCCGGAGGTCAGGGAAATCCTGGAGTTGGCCCGCCAGTACCGGGTTCCGGTGCAAAAGGTAGACCGGGACTACCTGCGACGTCTGTCCGGTTCCTTGCCCTCGCAGGGGGTGGCAGCCCGGGTTGCTCCCACTTCCTACGCATCCTGGTCGGAAGTCGTGGCCGACCTGGCTCGAGGTCAGGGCCCGGCCCTGCTTCTGGCCCTGGACCAGATCGAGGACCCCCAGAACCTGGGTGCCCTTCTGCGCACGGCCGAGGCGGCCGGGGTAGGGGCGGTGGTAGTGCCGGCCAGGCGGGCGGCGCCGGTTACCGCCGCGGTTGCCCGGGCCAGCGCCGGGGCCGTCGCCTACGTCCGGGTTGCCCGGGTGACGAACCTGGCCCGGGCCTTGGGGGAAGTGAAAGACCTGGGGCTGAGGGTGGTAGGGCTCAGCGCCGACGGTGAGCATAACCTTTTTTCCCTGGATTTGAGGGTGCCCCTGGCGTTGGTGGTGGGCGGCGAGGCGCGGGGGTTGCGTCGGCTGGTTAGGGAGAAGTGCGATTACCTGGCCCGGCTGCCCATGCTGGGACGGGTGAACTCCCTGAACGCGTCTGCCGCCGCCGCAGTTGCCCTGTACGAAGTAGTACGTCAGCGTTGTTTTATGAATAATTTGCCTTGA
- the thyX gene encoding FAD-dependent thymidylate synthase yields MEVRLLSCTPDFLRMIWCAARTCYSPSSPLELWEQEVPREDMLRLVDRVIRAGHLSVTEHCTMTFAVAGVSRTLLAQYTRHRIGVSISVQSQRHVRAAGRGEEGLFAHVVPPQIASDPQAREVFYQQLGAAQRAYERLLALGIKREDARFLLPGGAATNFVTTLNLRSLLDVYQKRVLTPGAQWEIRELLDRFAYLIVEREPWLAPYFPTVGQEAKGEEG; encoded by the coding sequence GTGGAGGTAAGGCTATTATCCTGTACCCCTGATTTCTTACGCATGATTTGGTGTGCCGCCCGCACCTGCTACAGCCCCTCCTCACCTTTAGAACTCTGGGAACAGGAGGTGCCCCGGGAGGACATGCTGCGTTTGGTCGACCGGGTCATCCGGGCCGGCCATCTCAGCGTGACCGAACACTGCACCATGACCTTCGCGGTGGCGGGCGTATCCCGTACCCTGCTGGCCCAGTACACGCGCCACCGGATCGGTGTGAGCATTTCCGTGCAGTCGCAGCGCCACGTGCGGGCGGCCGGTCGAGGCGAGGAAGGGCTGTTCGCCCACGTGGTTCCGCCCCAGATCGCCTCCGATCCTCAGGCCAGGGAGGTTTTCTACCAGCAGCTTGGTGCGGCGCAACGGGCGTACGAGCGCCTGCTGGCCCTGGGTATAAAGAGAGAAGACGCCCGGTTTCTTCTGCCCGGGGGAGCGGCCACCAACTTCGTCACCACCCTCAATCTGCGTTCGCTCCTGGACGTCTACCAGAAGCGGGTGCTGACCCCGGGAGCCCAGTGGGAGATCCGAGAGCTGCTGGACCGTTTTGCCTACCTGATTGTAGAAAGGGAACCCTGGCTGGCCCCCTATTTCCCCACCGTGGGTCAGGAGGCCAAGGGAGAGGAAGGGTGA
- the cysS gene encoding cysteine--tRNA ligase, which translates to MFLYNTLTRRKERFSPARPPVVRMYVCGPTTYNLIHLGNARPMVFFDTLRRYLEYRGYPVILVQNFTDIDDKIIARAREEGRPPEAIARHYIGEYFRDAHLLGVRPATIHPQVSQHVDLIIGMIEALVAHGFAYQVGGNVYFSVRRFAGYGKLSGRSLEEMQAGARLEIDARKQDPLDFALWKQAEPEEPGWESPWGRGRPGWHSECAAMALHYLGPEFDLHGGGADLIFPHHENEIAQAECYTGKPFARCWVHNGFITVREEKMSKSQGNFFLVRELLERYPGPLLRFYLLSTHYRTPLDFDPDKLEEARRAWERLGRLNAALGSATEPPPPAAEKPARPDELVGAVDEYRQRFVQAMDDDCNTAAALAALFDFAHEINRLIQGMPPDRLSGLARVREVLEETAGGVLGILPAEKEKSAEPKSELVPELVELLLELRARAREERDWATADRLRQRLNQLGVVVEDTPAGTRWHLG; encoded by the coding sequence ATATTCCTGTACAACACCCTCACGCGGAGGAAAGAAAGGTTCAGTCCGGCTAGGCCCCCGGTAGTGCGCATGTACGTCTGCGGCCCTACCACCTACAATCTCATTCATTTGGGCAACGCCCGACCCATGGTCTTCTTCGATACCTTGCGTCGCTACCTCGAATACCGAGGCTATCCGGTAATTCTGGTCCAGAACTTCACCGACATCGACGACAAGATCATCGCCCGGGCGCGAGAGGAAGGAAGGCCTCCGGAGGCAATCGCCCGCCACTATATAGGAGAGTATTTTCGGGACGCCCACCTCCTAGGAGTAAGGCCGGCTACGATCCATCCCCAGGTGAGCCAGCACGTGGACCTCATCATCGGCATGATCGAGGCCCTGGTGGCTCACGGGTTTGCCTATCAGGTCGGGGGGAACGTGTATTTCTCCGTGCGGCGCTTTGCCGGTTACGGCAAACTCTCCGGACGCTCCCTGGAGGAGATGCAGGCCGGAGCGCGTCTGGAGATCGACGCCCGCAAGCAGGACCCGCTGGACTTTGCCTTGTGGAAGCAGGCGGAGCCGGAAGAGCCCGGTTGGGAGAGCCCGTGGGGACGGGGGCGACCCGGCTGGCACAGCGAATGCGCGGCCATGGCCCTGCATTACCTGGGCCCGGAGTTCGACCTCCACGGTGGGGGGGCAGACCTGATCTTCCCCCACCACGAAAACGAAATCGCCCAGGCCGAGTGCTATACCGGCAAGCCTTTTGCCCGTTGTTGGGTTCACAACGGCTTTATAACCGTACGGGAAGAGAAAATGTCCAAGTCCCAGGGCAACTTCTTTCTGGTACGGGAACTCCTGGAACGCTATCCCGGACCCCTGCTCCGGTTTTATCTGCTGTCCACCCACTACCGTACCCCCCTGGATTTTGATCCGGACAAGCTGGAAGAGGCCCGGAGGGCGTGGGAGCGGCTGGGCCGGCTGAATGCCGCGCTGGGTTCGGCGACCGAGCCACCGCCACCGGCGGCAGAGAAACCGGCCCGGCCGGACGAACTGGTGGGCGCGGTAGACGAATACCGGCAGCGGTTTGTCCAGGCCATGGACGACGACTGCAATACAGCGGCGGCGCTGGCCGCCCTGTTCGACTTCGCCCACGAAATAAACCGCCTGATCCAGGGTATGCCGCCCGATCGCCTGTCTGGTCTGGCTCGGGTGCGGGAAGTCCTGGAGGAAACGGCGGGAGGGGTGCTGGGCATCCTCCCCGCCGAGAAGGAGAAGAGTGCCGAACCGAAATCGGAGCTGGTGCCGGAACTGGTGGAACTCCTGCTGGAGTTGCGTGCCCGCGCGCGGGAAGAACGGGATTGGGCCACCGCCGACCGCCTCCGGCAGCGGCTCAACCAACTGGGAGTCGTGGTGGAGGATACGCCTGCGGGAACCCGGTGGCACCTGGGCTAG
- the cysE gene encoding serine O-acetyltransferase, with translation MFERLREDIRVVFERDPAARSTLEVVLCYPGFHAILLHRVAHWLYRHRLVLLARLISQLNRFLTGIEIHPGAKIGRRLFIDHGMGVVIGETTEIGDDVTIYQGVTLGGTGKEKGKRHPTIGNKVVISTGAKVLGNITIGDNVKIGAGSVVLRDVPANCTVVGVPGKIVVREGRHVADASPSPIDLRHDQLPDPVGEMLVSLQWQIERLERRLMELEVQLGGNIPVQHPHAEERKVQSG, from the coding sequence GTGTTTGAACGACTCAGAGAGGATATCCGGGTGGTCTTCGAACGGGACCCTGCGGCCCGCAGCACGCTGGAGGTCGTTCTCTGCTATCCCGGTTTCCACGCCATCCTCCTCCACCGGGTGGCCCACTGGCTGTATCGCCACCGCTTGGTGCTGCTGGCCCGGCTGATCTCCCAGCTCAATCGTTTCCTGACCGGGATCGAGATCCACCCCGGTGCCAAGATCGGCCGGCGCCTGTTTATCGATCACGGCATGGGCGTGGTGATCGGTGAAACGACCGAAATCGGGGATGACGTTACCATCTATCAGGGCGTTACCCTGGGCGGTACGGGCAAGGAAAAGGGCAAGCGCCACCCCACCATCGGCAACAAGGTCGTAATCAGCACCGGGGCCAAGGTACTGGGCAATATAACCATCGGAGACAACGTGAAGATCGGGGCGGGATCGGTGGTGCTGCGGGACGTCCCGGCCAACTGTACGGTCGTGGGCGTGCCGGGCAAGATCGTAGTGCGGGAGGGTCGGCACGTAGCCGATGCCTCACCCTCGCCCATAGATTTGCGCCACGACCAACTGCCCGACCCGGTAGGGGAGATGCTGGTCAGTCTGCAGTGGCAGATCGAACGGCTGGAGCGCAGGCTTATGGAGTTGGAGGTGCAGCTGGGTGGAAATATTCCTGTACAACACCCTCACGCGGAGGAAAGAAAGGTTCAGTCCGGCTAG